The Neobacillus sp. PS3-34 genome has a window encoding:
- a CDS encoding sugar diacid recognition domain-containing protein encodes MKFLNKQLAQEIVDRTMAIIGHNINVMNDKGVIIGSGDIERIDDFHEGALLVIDTKEGIEVNEQNRGMLHGVKPGINLPITFEKEVVGVVGITGPPDEIRSFGELIKMTAEIILQQAVLMDQVRWDERLKEEIVSQMIHAEVKPDALFFERAKRISIDIHIPRVALLIKSTDCLAVLNLIKDSFDQNDLFLMQSDAVLILKKIHLKNELWNREETLHTAVKWLKLLQKMKEPARIGIGDYQAGLVGISKSYFQARATAEVGIKLDPLKLIYLFEDYRLPVFLLDAAQNGIEQKLTPYYAEITKHDKKGELIETLQAYIEENGEINTVSQKLFIHRNTLRYRLDRITEITGKDPRKVKDLLDLYLALLYSKIH; translated from the coding sequence ATGAAATTTTTAAATAAACAGCTCGCCCAGGAAATCGTTGACCGGACGATGGCAATCATCGGACACAATATCAATGTCATGAATGATAAAGGAGTGATTATCGGTTCTGGGGATATAGAAAGAATCGATGATTTCCATGAAGGTGCACTTTTGGTCATCGACACAAAAGAGGGCATTGAGGTCAATGAGCAAAATAGGGGCATGCTTCATGGAGTTAAGCCCGGGATCAATCTGCCGATTACGTTTGAAAAAGAGGTAGTTGGCGTTGTGGGGATTACAGGTCCTCCCGATGAAATTCGCAGCTTTGGCGAGCTGATAAAGATGACTGCTGAAATTATTCTACAGCAGGCTGTTCTGATGGATCAGGTGCGCTGGGACGAACGCCTGAAGGAAGAGATTGTCAGCCAGATGATTCATGCGGAAGTGAAACCTGATGCGTTATTTTTTGAGCGTGCGAAACGGATTTCAATTGATATTCATATACCCAGGGTAGCACTTCTAATTAAATCAACTGACTGTCTGGCAGTTTTGAATCTGATTAAGGACAGCTTTGACCAAAATGACTTATTCCTTATGCAGTCAGATGCTGTTTTGATTTTGAAAAAAATCCATTTAAAAAATGAGTTGTGGAATCGAGAAGAAACATTGCATACAGCTGTTAAATGGCTGAAGCTTTTACAAAAAATGAAGGAGCCTGCCAGGATAGGAATTGGAGACTATCAGGCTGGGCTGGTCGGCATCTCAAAGTCCTATTTTCAAGCGAGGGCCACGGCTGAAGTGGGAATAAAATTAGACCCGTTGAAATTAATATATTTATTTGAGGATTATCGTTTACCGGTTTTTCTTTTGGATGCAGCCCAAAATGGGATTGAGCAAAAGCTGACTCCTTATTATGCTGAAATCACAAAGCACGATAAAAAAGGCGAGCTCATCGAAACACTGCAGGCTTATATAGAAGAGAACGGTGAGATCAATACTGTATCCCAAAAATTATTCATTCACCGTAATACGCTTCGCTACAGGCTAGACCGGATTACGGAAATTACGGGCAAGGATCCGCGGAAGGTGAAGGATTTGCTCGACTTATATCTCGCCTTATTATATTCTAAAATCCATTAA
- a CDS encoding SLC13 family permease — MDIQVSAFGAICALVIAIILILKKVSPAYGMIAGALVGGLIGGVDITNTVTLMMEGAKGIIPAVLRILAAGVLAGVLIESGAAAVIAETIVKKLGETRALLALAVATLILTAVGVFIDVAVITVSPIALAIAKRAGISKTAILLAMIGGGKAGNLMSPNPNAIAASDAFKIPLTSIMAAGIIPAIFGLALTYFVAKKLVNKGSKVEAKEIENTVTGKLPLFLPAIVAPLVTIILLALRPLFDIAIDPMLALPIGGIAGALVMGRGKHINHYAVSGLGKMSGVAIMLLGTGTLAGIIANSGLKDVVIDSLNALGLPGYVLAPVSGIFMSAATASTTAGTAVASQVFGATILQMGVSALAGAAMIHAGATVLDHLPHGSFFHATGGSVNMEIKERLKVIPYETLIGLTMAIISTIIFGVFKLFG; from the coding sequence ATGGATATTCAAGTAAGCGCTTTCGGGGCGATTTGTGCTCTTGTCATTGCGATTATTCTCATTTTGAAGAAGGTCTCTCCTGCCTACGGGATGATTGCCGGAGCGTTAGTCGGCGGTTTAATCGGGGGTGTGGATATTACAAATACCGTTACCTTAATGATGGAGGGTGCGAAAGGCATTATTCCAGCCGTATTAAGGATTCTGGCAGCAGGGGTTTTGGCTGGTGTCCTAATTGAATCAGGAGCCGCAGCCGTCATTGCTGAAACGATAGTAAAAAAACTCGGTGAAACTAGGGCATTGCTCGCATTGGCAGTTGCCACGCTGATTTTAACCGCAGTTGGTGTTTTCATTGATGTTGCCGTTATTACTGTATCACCGATTGCTCTTGCGATTGCCAAGAGAGCAGGGATTTCGAAAACAGCGATTTTGCTTGCGATGATTGGCGGAGGAAAGGCAGGCAACCTGATGTCACCAAACCCGAATGCGATTGCTGCATCCGATGCTTTTAAAATACCGTTAACGTCTATCATGGCAGCGGGTATCATCCCGGCTATATTCGGACTGGCATTAACTTATTTTGTCGCGAAAAAGCTTGTCAACAAAGGCAGTAAGGTCGAAGCTAAAGAGATTGAAAACACTGTTACAGGCAAGCTTCCGTTATTTTTGCCAGCGATTGTTGCACCTTTGGTTACGATTATCCTGCTTGCCCTTCGTCCATTATTCGATATTGCGATTGACCCGATGCTTGCATTGCCAATCGGGGGTATAGCCGGTGCGCTTGTAATGGGACGAGGAAAACACATCAACCATTATGCTGTCTCAGGACTTGGGAAAATGTCAGGCGTGGCAATCATGCTGCTTGGAACAGGTACTTTGGCTGGAATTATTGCGAATTCCGGACTAAAAGATGTGGTGATTGATAGTTTAAATGCCTTAGGGCTTCCTGGATATGTATTGGCACCAGTATCGGGTATCTTCATGTCAGCGGCTACTGCTTCAACAACTGCAGGTACGGCAGTTGCGAGCCAAGTATTTGGGGCGACGATTCTGCAAATGGGCGTTTCAGCACTGGCTGGTGCAGCCATGATCCATGCAGGTGCGACCGTTCTTGACCACCTGCCGCACGGAAGCTTCTTCCATGCAACAGGCGGAAGCGTCAATATGGAAATTAAAGAACGCTTAAAAGTGATTCCTTACGAAACGTTAATCGGTTTAACGATGGCAA